The Thalassotalea sp. 273M-4 genome includes a region encoding these proteins:
- the gpmM gene encoding 2,3-bisphosphoglycerate-independent phosphoglycerate mutase, whose translation MSNKKPMVLIILDGWGYRENSESNAIFHANTPVLDKLMNEYPNMLIETSGMAVGLPDGQMGNSEVGHVNLGAGRIVYQDFTRITKSIADGEFCNNEVLASAVDKAVSKDKAVHIFGLMSPGGVHSHEDHIFAALKMAKERGASKVYLHAFLDGRDTPPRSAENSLQKAEDLFAELGNGRVASIIGRYYAMDRDQRWERVEQAYNLIVSGEGQFTATNSVDALKAAYERDENDEFVKATAILDANGDSVQVEDGDALIFMNFRADRARQFSRCFTEADFADFDRKRVPAIADFVMLTEYAADIKAPVAFPTVELNNVLGEWLEKHNKTQLRISETEKYAHVTFFFSGGRENEFNGETRVLVPSPQVATYDMQPEMNSELLTDKLVAAIESGEHDLIVCNYPNGDMVGHTGVFDAAVKACEAVDKSMGRVVEALQKVGGECLITADHGNAEMMVNTETGQAHTAHTCEPVPLIYVGRNAKVSETGALSDIAPTLLHLMAMDQPEEMTGTPLMKVSD comes from the coding sequence ATGAGCAACAAAAAACCAATGGTTTTAATTATCCTAGATGGATGGGGATATCGAGAAAACAGCGAGTCCAACGCTATCTTTCATGCCAACACCCCTGTGTTGGATAAACTTATGAATGAATACCCTAACATGCTAATTGAAACGTCTGGCATGGCTGTTGGTCTACCTGATGGACAAATGGGCAATTCCGAAGTTGGCCACGTAAACCTTGGTGCTGGTCGTATTGTTTATCAAGACTTTACTCGCATCACCAAATCGATAGCTGACGGCGAATTTTGTAACAATGAAGTACTAGCTTCTGCAGTAGACAAAGCTGTTAGTAAAGATAAAGCAGTGCATATCTTTGGTTTGATGTCACCAGGTGGTGTTCACAGCCACGAAGACCACATTTTTGCGGCTTTGAAAATGGCAAAAGAGCGTGGCGCCAGCAAAGTTTATTTGCACGCTTTCCTAGATGGTCGTGACACTCCACCTCGCAGTGCCGAAAACTCATTACAAAAAGCCGAAGACTTATTTGCCGAGCTTGGCAATGGTCGTGTCGCATCAATCATTGGTCGTTACTATGCGATGGACCGTGATCAACGTTGGGAACGTGTTGAACAAGCATACAATCTAATCGTATCTGGTGAAGGTCAATTCACCGCCACCAACTCTGTTGACGCTTTAAAAGCAGCTTACGAGCGCGATGAAAACGACGAGTTTGTTAAAGCGACGGCCATCTTAGATGCCAACGGCGATAGCGTACAAGTAGAAGACGGCGATGCGTTAATTTTTATGAATTTCCGTGCCGATCGCGCGCGTCAATTTAGCCGTTGCTTCACAGAAGCTGACTTTGCCGATTTTGACCGCAAGCGTGTACCTGCCATTGCTGACTTTGTGATGCTTACGGAATACGCTGCAGACATAAAAGCTCCTGTCGCCTTCCCAACGGTTGAGCTAAACAATGTGTTAGGTGAATGGTTAGAGAAACACAATAAAACTCAGCTGCGTATTTCTGAAACCGAAAAATACGCCCACGTGACCTTCTTCTTTAGTGGTGGTCGAGAGAACGAATTTAACGGCGAAACACGCGTATTGGTTCCTTCACCACAAGTTGCAACCTACGATATGCAACCAGAAATGAATTCTGAACTACTGACCGATAAGTTGGTTGCGGCCATAGAAAGCGGTGAGCACGACTTAATTGTTTGTAACTACCCCAATGGTGATATGGTTGGCCACACGGGCGTATTTGACGCGGCAGTGAAAGCTTGTGAAGCCGTTGATAAGTCTATGGGCCGTGTTGTTGAAGCATTGCAAAAAGTAGGCGGTGAATGTCTTATCACAGCCGACCACGGTAATGCTGAAATGATGGTAAATACTGAAACAGGTCAAGCACATACCGCTCACACATGTGAACCAGTACCATTGATTTATGTTGGCCGAAATGCGAAAGTAAGTGAAACAGGTGCACTTTCTGATATCGCACCAACGCTTTTACATTTAATGGCGATGGACCAGCCGGAAGAAATGACCGGGACTCCATTGATGAAGGTTAGTGACTAA
- a CDS encoding rhodanese-like domain-containing protein yields the protein MDQFITFLSNNPVLSMAWLAIVTMLIVITIKSKLSPVKEINTQELTLLMNREDGVVVDIRKDAEFKAGHILGSVHLATEKVNNNDLTTLEKYKTKPIIVVCAAGMSAVSAAQKISKAGFDRVTYLKGGFSAWQSANLPVAK from the coding sequence ATGGATCAATTCATCACCTTTTTAAGCAATAATCCTGTACTTAGTATGGCTTGGTTGGCAATCGTCACAATGTTGATTGTTATTACCATCAAGAGTAAATTATCTCCGGTCAAAGAAATTAACACTCAGGAACTTACTTTATTGATGAACCGCGAAGATGGTGTTGTGGTTGATATCCGTAAAGATGCTGAATTTAAAGCCGGTCATATTTTGGGGTCTGTTCATTTAGCGACAGAAAAAGTTAATAACAATGATTTGACGACTCTTGAAAAATATAAAACCAAACCCATTATTGTTGTATGTGCTGCCGGTATGAGCGCCGTTTCTGCAGCACAAAAAATCAGCAAAGCTGGATTTGACCGCGTGACTTACCTTAAAGGTGGTTTTAGCGCATGGCAATCAGCAAATTTACCTGTTGCAAAATAA
- the gpsA gene encoding NAD(P)H-dependent glycerol-3-phosphate dehydrogenase — translation MQADISVIGAGSYGTALAFCLARNGHKTLLWGRSESDVATMQESRSNEKYLPGFTFPPALELTADLTKAIHASHNILIVVPSHAFVDLLEKIKPLLTPEHKIAWATKGLDPKEGHLLHEVAIDVLGEGVSLAVLSGPTFAKEMAAGLPTAISLSSTDNDFAKLLSSMLHCEKSFRVYTNNDFIGVQLGGAVKNVIAIGAGIADGIGFGANARTALITRGLAEMTRLGAALGAEPATFMGMAGLGDLVLTCTDNQSRNRRFGLALGHGKSVEDAIDSIGQVVEGYRNTKEVHMLAQREGVEMPIVEQIYQVLYKGMPAQEAAVNLLSRTQKSE, via the coding sequence ATGCAAGCTGATATCAGTGTAATTGGGGCAGGGTCTTATGGCACTGCTCTGGCTTTTTGTTTAGCCAGAAATGGCCACAAGACTCTATTGTGGGGACGCAGCGAATCCGATGTGGCAACCATGCAAGAGTCGCGCAGTAACGAAAAGTACTTACCTGGTTTCACCTTCCCGCCAGCATTAGAGTTAACCGCAGATTTAACCAAAGCCATTCACGCCAGCCATAACATTTTAATTGTGGTGCCAAGCCATGCTTTTGTGGACTTACTTGAAAAAATCAAGCCATTGTTAACACCTGAGCATAAAATTGCATGGGCAACCAAAGGCCTTGATCCAAAAGAAGGGCATTTATTGCATGAAGTTGCCATCGACGTATTGGGTGAAGGTGTAAGTCTGGCGGTATTGTCTGGACCGACCTTTGCAAAAGAAATGGCTGCAGGGTTGCCGACCGCTATTTCTTTGTCATCGACGGACAATGATTTTGCCAAACTCCTGTCGTCAATGTTGCATTGTGAAAAGTCTTTTCGGGTTTATACCAATAATGATTTCATTGGTGTTCAACTTGGTGGCGCAGTAAAAAATGTGATCGCCATTGGTGCTGGTATTGCCGATGGTATTGGCTTTGGTGCGAATGCCCGTACTGCACTTATTACCCGAGGTTTGGCTGAAATGACGCGTTTGGGTGCTGCTTTAGGGGCAGAACCTGCTACCTTTATGGGCATGGCCGGTTTGGGTGATCTGGTACTTACCTGTACCGATAACCAATCTCGTAACCGCCGATTTGGCTTGGCATTAGGTCATGGTAAATCTGTTGAGGATGCGATCGATAGCATCGGTCAAGTGGTTGAAGGTTATCGTAATACCAAAGAAGTGCATATGTTGGCGCAACGGGAAGGTGTAGAGATGCCTATCGTTGAACAAATTTATCAGGTTTTATACAAGGGTATGCCCGCGCAAGAAGCGGCGGTTAATTTATTGAGCCGAACTCAAAAATCTGAATAG
- a CDS encoding murein hydrolase activator EnvC, whose protein sequence is MTKSNIQHITLSAKLMKAGWLSSIFLSFFVLNGGFNLAWASQQTKQELDQVKRQIKNQQQQIQLTEKQRQEINAQLRIDELAIADSAAKLNQAQQQRKHTQQRLTELNLQQKKLQKEKAKQEEVLADQLRSAYSTGQHDYLKMLLNQQQPSEVQRTLTYYKYLNEARVNSIEAFEKILTELAEVEAQQREQAQKLVAIEETLIQEQKALEQNKQARKATLAKLNSKLLSDQQKLTLLEQEEQSLVATLARIQAQIKKDLQFKGLSKLKNKLKWPVKGKILNKYNSKKQGYLRWKGVLLDAKLGTNVNAIHNGTVLFSDWLKGYGLVTVLDHGDGYMSLYGHNQTLLKKVGDRVEIGEPIALAGQSGGQSKVGVYFEIRHKGKPVNPQTWCR, encoded by the coding sequence GTGACTAAGTCCAATATTCAACACATAACGTTGTCTGCCAAATTGATGAAAGCCGGATGGCTTTCATCAATTTTTTTGTCGTTTTTTGTCCTCAACGGTGGTTTCAATTTAGCGTGGGCAAGCCAACAGACCAAACAGGAGTTGGATCAAGTAAAACGGCAGATCAAAAACCAACAGCAACAAATTCAATTAACCGAAAAACAACGTCAAGAAATTAATGCCCAATTAAGAATTGATGAGCTTGCTATTGCAGACTCTGCAGCAAAGCTAAACCAAGCTCAACAACAGCGAAAGCATACTCAGCAACGCTTAACCGAGTTAAACTTACAACAAAAAAAACTGCAAAAAGAAAAAGCAAAACAAGAAGAGGTATTAGCGGATCAGCTTCGAAGTGCCTACTCTACCGGTCAACATGACTATTTAAAAATGTTGCTAAATCAACAACAACCAAGTGAAGTTCAACGCACGCTCACCTACTATAAATATCTCAATGAAGCTCGTGTAAATAGTATTGAAGCGTTTGAGAAAATACTCACCGAACTTGCCGAAGTAGAAGCACAACAAAGAGAGCAAGCGCAAAAGCTTGTAGCGATTGAAGAAACTTTAATCCAAGAGCAAAAAGCATTAGAGCAAAATAAACAAGCTCGAAAAGCGACCCTTGCCAAACTCAATTCTAAGCTATTATCTGATCAACAAAAGCTCACCCTGCTAGAACAAGAAGAGCAATCTTTAGTCGCTACCTTAGCGCGTATTCAGGCGCAAATAAAAAAAGATCTTCAATTTAAAGGCCTGAGTAAGCTTAAAAATAAACTAAAATGGCCCGTAAAAGGCAAAATATTAAACAAATATAACAGTAAAAAACAGGGGTATCTGCGCTGGAAAGGGGTTTTACTGGATGCCAAATTAGGAACCAATGTCAACGCCATTCATAACGGTACCGTCCTTTTTTCTGATTGGCTTAAAGGCTATGGTTTGGTTACCGTACTTGATCATGGTGATGGCTATATGAGTCTGTACGGACACAATCAAACTTTACTGAAAAAAGTTGGTGATAGAGTCGAAATTGGGGAACCGATTGCTTTAGCAGGACAATCGGGCGGTCAATCAAAAGTCGGGGTGTATTTTGAAATACGTCATAAAGGCAAGCCGGTTAACCCTCAAACTTGGTGTCGTTAA
- a CDS encoding serine protease: MRFFLILCFVIGFSAYADFPKTIKKVKPSIVGIGVYTPDGRPQNVLNGTGFIIGNGQYIVTNQHVVPKLQNIEGTQKRVVFTGTGKQAKIYEVELIAVSNVHDLAILKHNGPPLPALKLAGDSLIDEGTSIAFTGFPIGAVLGLYPATHQGYIASISPVVIPSSTSAQLTPAAIKLLKNPYMVYQLDGTAYPGNSGSPVYPIKTGKVVAIINKVFIKRTKESAITDPSGITYAIPVKFLHQLIKTNNIDIYAQ; this comes from the coding sequence ATGCGATTTTTTTTAATATTATGTTTTGTCATTGGCTTTTCTGCTTACGCCGATTTTCCTAAAACCATAAAAAAGGTTAAACCCTCTATTGTTGGTATCGGAGTTTACACGCCCGATGGGCGACCTCAAAATGTGTTAAATGGGACCGGGTTTATTATTGGTAATGGACAATATATTGTTACTAATCAACATGTAGTGCCAAAGTTACAAAATATTGAAGGTACTCAAAAAAGGGTGGTTTTTACCGGTACAGGTAAACAAGCAAAGATTTATGAAGTCGAACTGATTGCGGTATCGAATGTCCATGACTTGGCTATTTTAAAGCATAATGGCCCGCCTTTACCGGCATTAAAACTGGCCGGCGATAGCTTGATTGACGAGGGTACTTCCATTGCCTTTACAGGCTTTCCCATCGGTGCGGTTTTAGGGCTTTATCCTGCAACTCATCAAGGCTACATTGCCAGCATTTCGCCGGTAGTGATCCCGTCAAGCACCTCCGCGCAACTAACGCCCGCGGCGATCAAATTATTGAAAAACCCTTATATGGTTTATCAACTTGATGGTACCGCTTATCCTGGGAATAGCGGTAGCCCTGTGTATCCGATAAAAACGGGAAAGGTCGTGGCGATAATTAATAAAGTGTTTATAAAGCGGACAAAAGAATCGGCTATAACAGATCCAAGTGGCATTACTTACGCCATACCAGTGAAGTTTTTGCACCAATTAATCAAGACCAATAATATCGATATATATGCTCAATAA
- the grxC gene encoding glutaredoxin 3 — protein sequence MAEVTIYTRSTCGFCFRALSLLQQKGVAYNEISIDQYPEKRAEMIERSNGGMTVPQIFINNQSIGGCDDLMALEYKGELDKLLTNN from the coding sequence ATGGCAGAAGTTACCATATACACTCGCAGTACCTGCGGATTTTGTTTTAGAGCATTGTCTTTACTGCAACAAAAAGGCGTTGCATATAACGAAATAAGCATAGATCAGTACCCTGAAAAACGGGCTGAAATGATTGAACGTAGTAACGGTGGAATGACAGTGCCACAAATCTTTATTAATAACCAAAGTATTGGTGGTTGTGACGATTTAATGGCGTTGGAATATAAAGGCGAACTCGACAAGCTGTTAACCAATAATTAA
- the secB gene encoding protein-export chaperone SecB encodes MTEQNNPAANGADNAQQPAFAIQRIYTKDVSFETPASPAVFQKEWQPEVKLDLDTRSNKLADDTFEVVLALTVTAKLGEEIAFLCEVQQAGIFTIGNMPEAQLAHTLGSFCPNTLFPYAREVVSSLVSRGTFPQLNLAPVNFDALFASYVQKRAAEAKAAQETTDA; translated from the coding sequence ATGACAGAACAAAACAACCCAGCAGCAAATGGCGCTGATAACGCACAACAACCAGCATTTGCTATCCAACGTATCTACACCAAAGACGTATCATTTGAAACCCCAGCAAGCCCTGCGGTATTTCAAAAAGAGTGGCAACCAGAAGTTAAATTAGACTTAGATACACGTTCTAACAAATTAGCTGATGACACATTTGAGGTTGTTTTGGCGTTAACCGTGACAGCAAAGCTTGGTGAAGAAATTGCATTTTTATGTGAAGTACAACAAGCAGGTATTTTCACTATTGGTAATATGCCAGAAGCACAATTAGCACATACTTTAGGTTCGTTCTGTCCGAATACATTATTTCCATACGCACGTGAAGTTGTGAGCAGCTTAGTTTCTCGTGGTACTTTCCCACAACTAAACCTAGCGCCAGTAAACTTTGACGCGTTATTTGCTTCTTACGTGCAAAAGCGTGCCGCTGAAGCAAAAGCGGCACAAGAAACAACAGACGCATAA